In the genome of Podospora pseudocomata strain CBS 415.72m chromosome 2 map unlocalized CBS415.72m_2.2, whole genome shotgun sequence, one region contains:
- a CDS encoding uncharacterized protein (COG:S; EggNog:ENOG503NX9U): MHEHIKGHLERLAYYCLPADPFNKNQHDGLRETADSDSQAVRNDENSQVFSETSLQWPDDTNVQGSPSPEEYTATHKFEDIRLQFQPVQLGRESAEAWLKAVTPDASGAPESSFSQTLPLRFSEYSQIPEYVENLSWGEPSFQTSTFRNSHFNVAHYNSPNFQPEEYRPEGDDTRNRTTATQVDHLEIEKIPDIVTDAEETQRLDSLLLKAVVAGDTDLTKLLLNKGANVSFEDKSVGSPLHAAISLGHLEVVRLLLARGADPDDGDWDRPGSDILGVASARGDQEIVQLLLQHGAKANSASYTYGSALQAAASKGHHEVVSLLLRNGHDPQYFSSLPPNTALRAAVEGGHKETVKVLLASGAAINDMMFDGTIGSVLEVASHYGHREIVQMLLDHGADIDAKSIRHGGAFRAAVIRGHQEIVQLLLHREATIDFKSDGFANMIRAASALGHQAVVQLLLDKSEEVTGEMAEESLIGATGMGKLLAWRSPLSGVESREWHSNEEHILHQDKDSLTAENQQPYKCHTCGKGFGREDYLAYVIESFSLLPKNHHADKCLGGTPEFTKNLANVLLKAVLRAQPK; encoded by the coding sequence ATGCACGAGCACATCAAAGGCCATTTAGAACGCCTTGCCTATTATTGCCTACCCGCGGATCCTTTTAATAAGAACCAACATGATGGTTTACGGGAAACCGCGGATAGCGATAGCCAAGCCGTACGGAATGACGAAAATTCGCAAGTTTTCTCGGAAACATCGTTGCAATGGCCTGATGACACTAATGTCCAGGGATCGCCAAGTCCAGAGGAGTATACGGCCACACACAAATTTGAGGATATCCGTCTACAATTTCAGCCAGTTCAACTAGGACGCGAGTCAGCCGAGGCCTGGCTTAAGGCAGTTACACCTGATGCATCAGGAGCACCTGAAAGCTCTTTCTCGCAAACGCTTCCGCTGCGTTTCAGCGAGTATTCTCAGATTCCCGAGTATGTCGAAAATCTTAGCTGGGGCGAGCCCAGTTTTCAGACATCGACATTTCGGAACAGCCATTTCAACGTGGCTCACTATAATAGCCCCAACTTTCAGCCAGAGGAATATCGCCCTGAAGGTGACGACACCCGGAATcgaacaacagcaacccaGGTGGACCATTTGGAAATAGAGAAAATACCAGACATTGTCACGGATGCAGAGGAAACGCAGCGACTAGACAGCCTACTGTTGAAGGCTGTAGTTGCCGGTGACACGGATCTTACTAAACTATTGCTGAATAAGGGCGCAAATGTCAGTTTTGAAGACAAGTCCGTTGGCAGTCCACTTCATGCTGCCATAAGCCTAGGACACCTTGAAGTTgttcggctgctgctggcacGCGGCGCAGATCCCGATGATGGTGATTGGGACAGGCCTGGTTCTGACATTCTGGGGGTCGCATCAGCAAGAGGCGACCAAGAGATTGTGCAGTTACTGTTGCAACACGGTGCCAAAGCAAACAGTGCGAGTTACACGTATGGATCTGCCCTCCAAGCTGCTGCATCTAAAGGCCACCACGAAGTGGTAAGTCTGCTGCTACGCAACGGTCACGATCCCCAATACTTCAGCTCTTTGCCACCCAACACAGCCCTTCGCGcggctgttgaggggggCCACAAGGAAACGGTCAAGGTGCTGCTGGCATCTGGCGCCGCCATCAACGACATGATGTTTGACGGCACAATCGGTAGCGTCCTTGAGGTTGCCTCGCACTACGGTCACCGAGAAATTGTGCAAATGCTACTAGACCATGGTGCAGATATCGATGCAAAGAGCATAAGACATGGGGGCGCTTTCCGAGCTGCGGTCATTCGAGGTCACCAGGAAATAGTACAGCTGTTACTACACCGGGAAGCGACCATCGATTTCAAAAGTGATGGATTTGCCAACATGATCCGCGCTGCATCAGCACTGGGCCATCAAGCAGTTGTTCAGCTATTGCTGGATAAAAGTGAGGAAGTGACAGGGGAAATGGCCGAGGAAAGTCTCATTGGTGCCACTGGAATGGGCAAATTACTTGCATGGCGCTCTCCATTATCTGGAGTTGAATCCAGGGAATGGCACTCAAATGAAGAGCATATCCTGCATCAAGACAAAGACTCATTAACCGCTGAAAACCAGCAACCTTACAAGTGCCACACGTGTGGAAAGGGGTTTGGAAGAGAAGATTATCTTGCGTATGTAATTGAGTCGTTCAGTTTACTCCCCAAGAATCACCACGCTGACAAGTGTTTAGGAGGCACACCAGAATTCACGAAAAACCTTGCAAATGTCCTGTTGAAGGCTGTGCTGCGAGCACAGCCGAAATAA